In Saccharomycodes ludwigii strain NBRC 1722 chromosome III, whole genome shotgun sequence, one DNA window encodes the following:
- the TPT1 gene encoding tRNA 2'-phosphotransferase (similar to Saccharomyces cerevisiae YOL102C | TPT1 | tRNA 2'-PhosphoTransferase), translating to MTDSNKKRDILISKALSYLLRHGAIKEQLNIGTDGYVLLNELLQHNRLKSHKATKQDIIRIVATNDKQRFQLERLENDDGILLEEYKIRATQGHSIKSIENDKILVKINDYPYDSLIHGTSLKNIILILKSCYGLSRMNRNHIHLSPGIIGKDKYVISGMRYNTEIFIYLNFHRMMKDGGITIYRSVNNVFLVEDNIPIDYFEKIVYMVNKESNTGPQGGVVEKKQQELIQLCKEHGIKLLVVDNSFVPVIPDSGH from the coding sequence atgaCTGATAGTAATAAGAAACGTGACATATTGATATCAAAGGCATtatcatatttattaaGACATGGCGCCATAAAAGAACAATTAAACATTGGAACTGATGGATATGTTTTACTAAATGAGCTTTTACAACATAATAGATTAAAAAGCCATAAAGCCACAAAACAGGATATTATCAGAATCGTAGCCACAAATGACAAGCAAAGGTTTCAATTGGAACGACTTGAGAATGACGACGGTATTTTATTAGAGGAATACAAGATTAGGGCCACACAGGGTCATTCGATAAAGAGCATAGAGAACGATAAAATTTTggttaaaataaatgattATCCGTACGACAGTTTGATCCATGGGACTTCCTtaaagaatattattttaatattgaaatCTTGTTATGGGTTAAGCAGAATGAATCGGAACCATATCCACTTAAGCCCAGGGATTATAGGAAAAGATAAGTATGTTATAAGCGGTATGAGATATAATACTGAAATTTTCATATACTTAAATTTCCATAGAATGATGAAAGATGGTGGTATTACCATATATAGGAGTGTTAATAACGTGTTTCTAGTTGAAGATAACATACCGattgattattttgaaaagattGTGTATATGGTTAATAAAGAAAGCAATACTGGACCACAAGGCGGAGTGGTGGAGAAGAAACAGCAAGAGTTAATCCAACTTTGCAAAGAACATggtattaaattattggtTGTGGATAATTCGTTTGTGCCTGTTATACCCGATAGCGGACATTGA
- a CDS encoding uncharacterized protein (similar to Saccharomyces cerevisiae YKL164C | PIR1 | Protein containing Internal Repeats (paralog of YJL160C | PIR5)) produces MQYKVSAIIATLAASSMAAYVPSKDNWSTLTPNATYTGGVTDYASTFGVAVVPITTGSYASYYASSSSAKPTSSTKAKRDVQAVSQIGDGQIQATTATTSAAKSTAAAVSQITDGQVQAATTTTTAKSTAAAVSQITDGQVQAATTTTTTAKSTAAKSTAAAVSQITDGQVQAATTTTTTAKSTAAAVSQITDGQVQAATTTTTTAKSTAAAVSQITDGQVQAATTTTTSIEKTSIAVVSQITDGQVQASTGKATLQATLAVVSQIGDGQVQATTTTTSAAKSTAAAVSQITDGQVQAATTTTTAAKSTAAAVSQITDGQVQAATTTTTAAKSTAAAVSQITDGQVQAATTTAKSTAAAVSQISDGQVQATTTTAKSTAAAASQITDGQVQAATTTAKSTAAAASQITDGQVQASTRSTTTLAPSSSAAASTASGSASVTSSTSSTASSTASSTNDEAVSSDPVTAESCFNNGTLSMTLKDSVLRDGKGRIGSIVANRQFQFDGPPPQAGAIYADGWSITPEGNLAIGTEDVFYQCLSGDFYNLYDENIGDQCKPVYLEVVDLVSC; encoded by the coding sequence atgcAATACAAAGTTTCTGCTATTATTGCTACTTTAGCTGCCAGCTCTATGGCTGCTTATGTTCCAAGCAAGGACAACTGGTCCACTTTAACTCCAAATGCTACCTACACCGGTGGTGTTACTGATTATGCCTCCACTTTTGGGGTTGCTGTTGTTCCAATTACCACAGGTTCCTATGCCTCTTATTATGCTAGTTCTAGTTCAGCTAAGCCCACTTCTTCTACTAAGGCTAAGAGGGATGTTCAAGCTGTTTCTCAAATAGGCGACGGCCAAATCCAAGCTACTACTGCTACAACTTCAGCTGCTAAATCTACAGCCGCTGCTGTCTCTCAAATAACTGATGGTCAAGTTCAAGCTGCTACTACCACCACTACAGCTAAGTCTACAGCCGCTGCTGTTTCCCAAATAACTGATGGTCAAGTTCAAGCTgctaccaccaccaccaccacagCTAAATCTACAGCTGCTAAATCTACAGCCGCTGCTGTCTCTCAAATAACTGATGGTCAAGTTCAAGCTgctaccaccaccaccaccacagCTAAATCTACTGCTGCCGCCGTTTCTCAAATAACTGATGGTCAAGTTCAAGCTgctaccaccaccaccactaCAGCTAAGTCTACAGCCGCTGCTGTTTCCCAAATAACCGATGGTCAAGTTCAAGCTgctaccaccaccaccacctcTATTGAAAAGACCAGTATTGCTGTTGTCTCTCAAATAACTGATGGCCAAGTTCAAGCTTCTACAGGTAAAGCTACCTTGCAAGCTACTTTGGCTGTTGTTTCTCAAATTGGTGATGGTCAAGTCCAagccaccaccaccaccacatCAGCTGCTAAGTCTACTGCCGCTGCTGTTTCTCAAATCACTGATGGTCAAGTTCAAGCCGCtactaccaccaccacTGCTGCTAAGTCTACAGCCGCTGCTGTTTCCCAAATCACTGATGGTCAAGTTCAAGCCGCtactaccaccaccacTGCTGCTAAGTCTACAGCCGCTGCTGTTTCCCAAATCACTGATGGTCAAGTTCAAGCTGCTACCACTACAGCTAAATctactgctgctgctgtttCTCAAATTAGCGATGGTCAAGTTCAAGCTACCACTACTACCGCTAAATCTACTGCCGCCGCTGCTTCTCAAATCACAGATGGTCAAGTTCAAGCTGCTACCACCACTGCTAAATCTACAGCCGCTGCTGCCTCTCAAATTACTGACGGTCAAGTCCAAGCCTCTACTAGATCTACCACTACTTTAGCCCCATCTAGCTCTGCTGCTGCTTCCACTGCTTCTGGTTCAGCTTCTGTCACCTCTTCTACTAGTTCCACTGCTTCTTCCACTGCTTCTTCTACCAACGATGAAGCTGTTTCATCTGACCCAGTTACTGCTGAATCCTGTTTCAACAACGGTACTTTGTCTATGACTTTGAAGGACAGTGTCTTGAGAGATGGTAAGGGTAGAATTGGTTCTATCGTTGCTAACAGACAATTCCAATTTGATGGCCCACCACCACAAGCTGGTGCCATTTACGCTGATGGTTGGTCTATTACTCCAGAAGGTAATTTGGCTATTGGTACTGAAGATGTTTTCTACCAATGTTTGTCTGGTGACTTTTACAACTTGTACGATGAAAACATTGGTGACCAATGTAAGCCAGTTTACTTGGAAGTTGTTGACTTGGTTAGTTGTTAG
- the CSG2 gene encoding mannosylinositol phosphorylceramide synthase regulatory subunit (similar to Saccharomyces cerevisiae YBR036C | CSG2 | Calcium Sensitive Growth) — MFKSRLLWFLAVFSYAFMLKLLYLSYVSSISVEKKNATGTAAVTTNINSKVASGDPNTKPLHANDIKPLKVLHDPLYMTFLFQSSWLLIFPIMQLYNCLKYRISPNVQFMLCLHLHRIPVFKNVQKRNRSDSSTTITDTNSNLSENEFLSRQGSPQQLDDLQSSERYANIHTATLNSNVAMEHAQPAVITEVVGRENSDEHNIDEQIIEEDGLSASNANTETIFNNTGNLTTTAHQSRTSELPILEQGSSSLGNSASFAHLRALEEQLSKTTDRKSRETLHMLINHYSKLSETVTNNEENLVKNNNGDVVFANSNTGGNSPSNIVAVAATTTTTINGNSSNVNNNDTSNNDTSTTINSSTSDNNDTDHVNTPDAVTTPSKFAILNSFQIIRSLTISLLMSAATYCIFIALPSIPLSDLSIMSNLSVFEICNLLFAFTGIARLKTSSVNRNNNSSSHRPSVIANPSSSLRQIWLDFAGICFCIISVVIITSQGQGTGSLNDAIDPYVFDRLAGCLISGLGCLTIGPCCVIWFKYIYPQIVVLEKKNKRIFNGLPIFISNNGDRERFSLPMRANDNDLMTHTTSISTCSGGTVGSMHSRHVRKIWQNILLSLQASIIGLVNFISLGLLLLIRYHYNQGIKSATSGSDAADTGAANISSPSHILLDPKLIFSILFGYLPFIIAIIQLTLYESAGYASTICLGNILCTAIVEWIFNNNTTNVIVVTKGEAAGYLFLAIGLCWMCCTYKKRTYY, encoded by the coding sequence ATGTTTAAATCAAGATTATTATGGTTTTTAGCTGTGTTTAGCTACGCTTTTATGCTTAAACTACTTTATTTAAGTTATGTTTCGTCTATCAGTgtcgaaaaaaaaaatgctacGGGTACTGCTGCAGTCACTACTAATATCAATTCCAAAGTGGCTTCAGGGGATCCTAATACCAAACCTTTACATGCTAATGATATAAAACCGTTAAAAGTATTGCATGACCCTTTATACATGACATTTCTATTCCAATCATCTTGGCTATTGATTTTTCCTATCATGCAATTATATAATTGTTTAAAGTACCGTATTTCCCCCAACGTTCAATTTATGTTGTGCTTGCATTTACACAGGATAccagtttttaaaaatgtcCAAAAAAGGAACAGAAGTGATTCCAGCACTACCATCACGGATACCAATTCGAACTTATCggaaaatgaatttttatcAAGACAGGGTAGTCCACAACAATTAGACGATTTGCAAAGTAGCGAAAGATATGCTAATATTCATACAGCCACTCTTAACAGCAATGTTGCTATGGAGCATGCACAGCCCGCTGTGATAACTGAAGTCGTGGGTAGAGAAAATAGTGACGAACATAACATTGATGAACAAATAATTGAAGAGGACGGATTAAGTGCTTCGAATGCTAATACTGAGACCATATTTAACAATACTGGTAATTTAACAACAACTGCACATCAAAGTAGAACTTCAGAATTACCAATTCTGGAACAAGGAAGCAGTTCTTTGGGCAATAGCGCTTCTTTTGCTCATCTTCGTGCTCTGGAGGAGCAATTATCAAAAACCACTGATAGAAAAAGTAGAGAAACTTTGCATATGTTAATCAATCATTATAGTAAGCTGAGCGAGACTGTTACGAACAACGAAGAAAATCttgttaaaaacaataatggtGATGTTGTTTTTGCCAATAGCAATACTGGCGGTAATAGTCCTAGTAatattgttgctgttgctgccaccaccaccaccaccattaacggtaatagtagtaatgttaataacaacgacactagtaataatgatactagtactactattaatagCAGCACTAGTGACAATAATGATACAGATCATGTGAATACTCCAGATGCCGTCACAACTCCAAGCAAGTTTGCAATTTTGAATAGTTTCCAAATTATAAGATCGCTGACTATATCTCTTTTAATGTCTGCTGCGACCTATTGCATTTTTATTGCGCTACCTTCAATTCCGTTGAGCGATTTATCAATTATGTCTAACTTGAgtgtttttgaaatttgtaatttgttatttgcCTTTACAGGCATCGCAAGATTGAAAACATCTTCTGTGAATcgtaataacaatagtagCAGTCACCGTCCCTCTGTTATAGCGAATCCTTCGTCATCATTACGTCAGATATGGTTGGATTTTGCAGGTATCTGTTTTTGCATAATCAGCGTTGTTATCATAACGTCACAAGGACAAGGAACGGGTAGTTTGAATGATGCTATTGATCCATATGTTTTCGATCGTTTGGCAGGATGTTTGATATCTGGGCTAGGATGTTTGACTATTGGTCCTTGCTGTGTTATATGgttcaaatatatttatccgCAAATCGTTGttttggaaaagaaaaataaaagaattttcAATGGCTTGCccatatttatttctaataatggGGATAGAGAGCGATTTTCATTGCCAATGCGTGCTAACGATAACGATCTGATGACACATACCACTTCTATTAGTACATGTTCTGGCGGCACTGTAGGCAGTATGCATTCTAGACATGTAAGGAAGATATGGcagaatatattattatcattacaAGCAAGTATTATAGGCTTGGTAAATTTTATAAGTTTAGGTTTATTACTGCTTATAAGATATCATTATAATCAAGGCATCAAGTCTGCAACCTCAGGATCAGATGCAGCTGACACTGGTGCAGCCAACATTAGTAGTCCCTCGCATATATTACTGGATCctaaattgattttttctattttgtttGGCTATTTACCATTTATCATTGCGATAATACAGTTAACTTTGTATGAATCTGCAGGTTATGCCTCTACGATATGTTTGGGAAATATTTTGTGTACTGCAATTGTAGAATGGAtctttaataacaatacaaCTAACGTTATTGTTGTAACCAAGGGCGAAGCTGCTGGTTATCTATTTTTGGCTATTGGGTTATGTTGGATGTGTTGcacatataaaaaaagaacataTTATTGA
- a CDS encoding uncharacterized protein (similar to Saccharomyces cerevisiae YDL012C | tail-anchored plasma membrane protein with a conserved CYSTM module (paralog of YBR016W | tail-anchored plasma membrane protein)), protein MGYPEYSRPAAAPPQQQAYSRPAAAPPPPQQQQNNYQQRPAQQPIYVQQPAPTNNNDDCLTGCLAAMCVCCTLDMLF, encoded by the coding sequence ATGGGTTATCCGGAATATTCAAGGCCAGCTGCTGCACCACCCCAGCAACAAGCTTATTCAAGACCTGCTGCTGctccaccaccaccacaacaacaacaaaataactATCAACAACGTCCCGCCCAACAACCTATTTATGTCCAACAACCTGCTCCAACGAATAATAACGATGATTGTTTAACTGGATGTTTGGCTGCCATGTGTGTTTGTTGTACTTTAGATATGTTATTTTGA
- the SLX5 gene encoding SUMO-targeted ubiquitin ligase complex subunit SLX5 (similar to Saccharomyces cerevisiae YDL013W | SLX5 | Synthetic Lethal of unknown [X] function) — protein MSEINSYNLQPLKEDQRPQMTEASNPDTNSTVDTVYTTEQNNENIELITLADEEKSNTISDNKIKKRRKLDFRGRKGKRDSVGLFVRDTPDGTNALHADAVDSNDEIEFVGEVFVHETNKTNCDGNDNIINGEIPYVDLEDPGVQVTQDTHAGTTTVPIDTDTTTDSINNASSNDIEVLEVGETQLETRSETNTRQDANTRQDANDIHHFTIHLPGGRNMHVYDPTYQGIDRASFESQLLFDYQGDGIPATITPTGNNSNRDPAYLEFRRRRRFDRQRQRNISNMNHVALRATASVYNPIAVDNGIGTISITNGTDGDHDDHDDVQVTSARHILAETQSVSTENLPLDVRRMRSELETRRRMEHMQERQRRQEQSTMSVIEDTETTREFNELKIMLERYPEGLRALFETCESLNMFTNKMKDYIPAAATGTISKLQNLYIRYRSFKGRFRITAYQREQERGNNSINGRGGIVRRNAGRGRNGAQTNVTSGAIGYDEDSMEYGMLYRMRMNMTRLLFGRDVLPPFRMFSSSSGEGMGSRSLNNERGGGGDGGDDDDDDNESDGYGFRRSEGGFFGGRSEEEETQNIINMIQRREERERDHQRSRFENATKHFKEQILKKAREVPIGYSCSFDTKPQLVAEKVIPNTKCDNGDATAQGFSVEKVLVIDEDSVSNNLVEVPICVLCGAEFGKGIPDDFKGKRLTDVSFEHLVDEYEVPCPYQTLSKPTQIDRVTSRRCFVATCGHTYCGRCVLRIQHAKNLSASKKRSMHRFKGPSNPNIYGPKRCVAENCKIHLHKKGVFQEMFL, from the coding sequence ATGTCAGAAATTAATAGTTATAATTTGCAACCCTTAAAAGAGGACCAAAGACCGCAAATGACAGAAGCTTCCAACCCCGATACTAACAGTACTGTAGATACAGTTTATACGACCGAACAGAACAACGAAAATATAGAATTAATCACATTGGCcgatgaagaaaaaagtaataCTATCAGTGACAACAAAATTAAGAAGAGACGTAAATTGGATTTTAGAGGTAGAAAAGGCAAAAGAGATTCAGTTGGATTATTCGTACGAGACACGCCAGATGGTACAAACGCATTACATGCAGATGCTGTTGATTCAAATGATGAGATTGAATTTGTGGGAGAGGTTTTCGTTCACGAAACCAACAAAACTAATTGTGATGGTAATGACAACATTATTAATGGTGAAATACCTTATGTTGATTTAGAGGATCCAGGCGTTCAAGTAACACAAGATACCCATGCTGGCACTACTACTGTTCCTATTGATACGGATACTACAACAGATTCTATCAACAATGCTTCCAGTAATGACATAGAAGTTTTGGAAGTTGGCGAAACCCAGTTAGAGACCCGGTCAGAAACTAATACTAGGCAAGATGCTAATACTAGGCAAGATGCTAATGACATTCACCACTTCACAATACATTTACCTGGTGGAAGAAACATGCATGTTTATGATCCAACTTATCAAGGAATAGATAGAGCGTCATTTGAAAGTCAACTTTTGTTTGATTATCAAGGGGATGGGATCCCCGCTACTATTACCCCTActggtaataatagtaatcgAGACCCTGCATATTTGGAATTTCGGAGGCGAAGAAGGTTTGATAGGCAAAGACAAAGAAACATAAGTAACATGAATCATGTTGCATTAAGAGCCACTGCAAGTGTATATAATCCAATTGCTGTTGATAACGGTATTGGTACTATATCCATTACAAACGGTACTGATGGTGATCATGATGATCATGATGATGTGCAAGTCACAAGTGCAAGACATATTCTTGCGGAAACACAATCTGTTTCTACAGAAAATTTGCCTTTAGATGTTCGTAGGATGCGTTCGGAATTAGAGACCAGGAGGAGAATGGAACACATGCAAGAAAGACAAAGGAGACAGGAACAGTCAACTATGAGTGTAATAGAAGATACTGAAACCACACGTGAATTTAATGAACTCAAAATTATGTTGGAAAGATACCCTGAGGGCTTGAGAGCTTTATTCGAAACATGCGAAAGTTTGAATATgtttacaaataaaatgaagGACTATATACCCGCAGCTGCTACTGGTACTATAAGTAAATTACAAAATCTATATATTCGATATAGAAGTTTCAAAGGAAGGTTTAGAATCACTGCCTATCAGCGAGAACAAGAACGTGGAAATAACAGCATTAATGGGCGTGGTGGCATAGTGAGAAGAAATGCTGGAAGAGGCAGAAATGGCGCGCAAACTAATGTTACAAGTGGCGCTATTGGCTATGATGAAGACAGTATGGAATACGGTATGTTATATAGGATGCGTATGAATATGACcagattattatttggcCGAGATGTGTTGCCACCCTTTAGAATGTTTTCCAGTTCGAGTGGTGAAGGGATGGGCAGTCGTTCCCTAAACAACGAAcgtggtggtggtggtgatggtggtgatgatgatgatgatgataatgaaagTGATGGTTATGGATTTAGAAGAAGTGAAGGCGGCTTTTTTGGTGGGCGCagtgaagaagaagagactcaaaatattattaatatgatTCAGAGGCGCGaagagagagaaagagaTCATCAAAGAAGTAGATTTGAAAATGCTACTAAACATTTTAAAgaacaaatattaaaaaaagcaCGAGAAGTACCTATTGGATATAGTTGTTCTTTTGATACAAAACCACAGCTGGTTGCAGAAAAAGTTATACCTAACACTAAGTGTGATAATGGTGATGCTACTGCGCAGGGATTTAGTGTTGAAAAAGTATTAGTTATAGATGAAGACTCGGTATCGAACAATTTAGTGGAAGTGCCGATTTGTGTTTTGTGTGGGGCTGAATTTGGTAAAGGTATACCGGATGATTTTAAGGGTAAAAGATTAACAGATGTTAGTTTTGAACACTTGGTAGATGAGTATGAAGTGCCGTGCCCTTACCAAACGTTAAGTAAGCCAACACAAATTGATAGGGTCACTTCTAGAAGATGTTTTGTTGCAACGTGTGGGCATACATATTGTGGAAGATGTGTTTTGAGGATACAGCATGCCAAGAATTTAAGTGCTTCCAAGAAGAGATCTATGCATAGATTTAAGGGGCCCTCTAATCCAAATATTTACGGACCTAAAAGGTGTGTTGCTGAAAACTGTAAAATTCATTTACATAAAAAGGGTGTATTTCAGGAAATGTTTCTatag
- a CDS encoding uncharacterized protein (similar to Saccharomyces cerevisiae YDL012C | tail-anchored plasma membrane protein with a conserved CYSTM module (paralog of YBR016W | tail-anchored plasma membrane protein)), giving the protein MGTSGKNQDTLAADYYKGSTTERPAAPPPSYYSTTQQHHNHNSNNVRTNYTQQQQNSYPPQGQSYQPQGYYQHQGHQQAQQPIYVQQQAPTHNNEDCITACLAAMCMALSIGLLF; this is encoded by the coding sequence aTGGGTACCTCAGGTAAAAACCAAGACACACTTGCTGcagattattataaaggAAGTACAACGGAAAGGCCAGCCGCCCCACCACCAAGTTACTACTCAACTACACAGCAAcatcataatcataataGCAACAATGTTAGAACTAATTATACtcaacagcaacaaaacTCATATCCACCACAAGGACAATCATACCAACCGCAAGGATACTATCAGCACCAAGGACATCAACAGGCACAGCAACCTATATATGTTCAACAACAAGCTCCTACAcataataatgaagattGCATAACTGCTTGTTTAGCTGCCATGTGTATGGCTTTATCTAttggtttattattttga
- the GRX6 gene encoding glutathione-disulfide reductase GRX6 (similar to Saccharomyces cerevisiae YBR014C | GRX7 | GlutaRedoXin (paralog of YDL010W | GRX6)) — protein sequence MLNKKNIRILSITALLLVVIYLLLSSSVTNSIINNGEADVARQQATGKTKTSKNLVNLENVEDPEKVQQKFEEQQKELDHEVEEIQKLKDQLKTQEERIEELEEYTPGSTTETSYDANTEYNQLILKYPVIIFSKSYCPYSKSLKELLVGKGEYIFDPKPQIIELDLVEHGSELQEVVGKLTGRTTVPNLIINGISRGGNDEIQLLEKEGGLFDKLKEWGGVEVQISSSVSNEAGVNNI from the coding sequence ATGTtgaataagaaaaatattagaattttatcaataactGCATTGTTATTGGTGGTTATATACTTATTGTTATCCTCCTCGGTTACAAATTCTATAATCAACAACGGTGAAGCTGATGTTGCCAGGCAACAAGCAACTGGTAAAACAAAGACAAGTAAGAACTTGGTCAATTTGGAGAATGTTGAAGATCCAGAAAAAGTTCAACAAAAGTTTgaagaacaacaaaagGAACTTGATCATGAAGTAGAAGAGATTcagaaattaaaagatcaattaaaaactcaagaagaaagaatagAAGAGTTAGAAGAATACACTCCTGGATCTACTACTGAAACGTCATATGATGCTAACACTGAATATAACCagttaattttaaagtatccagtaattatattttcaaaaagcTACTGTCCATACTCTAAAAGTTTAAAGGAGTTGTTAGTTGGAAAAGGGGAATATATCTTTGATCCTAAACCACAAATCATTGAATTGGATTTAGTTGAACATGGTAGTGAATTGCAAGAAGTTGTTGGTAAATTAACCGGCAGAACAACAGTTCCtaatttgattataaatgGAATTAGCAGGGGTGGGAATGATGAGATACAATtgttagaaaaagaaggaggtttatttgataaattaaaagagtGGGGTGGTGTTGAAGTTCAAATCAGTAGCAGCGTTTCTAATGAGGCTggtgttaataatatttga
- the MZM1 gene encoding Mzm1p (similar to Saccharomyces cerevisiae YDR493W | MZM1 | Mitochondrial Zinc Maintenance) has translation MLSQELKRQALNAYRNGLRATRIAFGPDKMLLVASRKKMKEGMLNPPKDLNIPKPVTVEKQIKHLNDVALFLRRNIVQGVKKDKDTSGKVRYHLNIHKETELGDNESIKKTKRALAAEGGGCCGGGKNLYKQ, from the coding sequence ATGTTATCACAGGAATTAAAAAGACAAGCATTAAATGCCTATAGAAATGGTTTAAGAGCCACTAGAATCGCTTTTGGTCCAGATAAGATGTTGCTAGTTGCATctaggaaaaaaatgaaagagGGAATGTTGAATCCACCTAAGGATTTAAACATTCCAAAACCAGTAACAGTGGAGAAACAAATCAAGCATTTGAATGATGttgctttatttttaagaaGGAATATTGTTCAAGGTGTAAAAAAGGATAAGGATACCAGTGGAAAAGTTAGATATCATTTGAATATTCATAAGGAGACCGAATTGGGTGATAACGaaagtataaaaaaaaccaagaGAGCTCTAGCTGCTGAAGGAGGTGGTTGTTGTGGTGGTGGCAAGAATTTATATAAACAGTGA
- the ETR1 gene encoding enoyl-[acyl-carrier-protein] reductase (similar to Saccharomyces cerevisiae YBR026C | ETR1 | 2-Enoyl Thioester Reductase), translating into MSAKKGVSKLFKSLIYSKHSVEDCTQVLSLHSYSPVLTPSSIILKTLAFPINPSDINQLQGVYPSTPEKTLDYQTGDVPSAIAGNEGVFEIVDIPASSTSKLKKGDWVIPLKANFGTWSTYRTCTDPDDLIKVNGLDLYTAATIGVNGCTAWQLIHNHISKWKNDNSEWIVTNAGTSQVAKLVTQIASFLKINTLSVIRDRDNFDQVADVLKKEYGATHVISESQNMDKTYNKETLPSIIGKNPDFRLALNSVGGKSSTAIARKLKKNGVMLTYGGMSKQPVILPTSLLIFKNIQCLGFWVTENGKQNPQSKVDAIEKLLPLYTEGIIKSPKNDLNILEWDISGGMTDGTALQLIKDGITKKGKKNLIVLKH; encoded by the coding sequence ATGTCTGCTAAAAAAGGTGTTTCTAAACTATTTAAATCTCTGATCTACTCTAAGCATAGTGTGGAGGATTGTACTCAAGTGTTAAGCTTGCACTCATATTCTCCTGTTTTAACCCCTTcttctattattttaaaaacattggCTTTCCCAATTAATCCAAGCGATATTAACCAATTGCAAGGTGTGTACCCATCAACACCGGAAAAAACATTGGATTACCAAACTGGCGATGTACCAAGTGCAATTGCAGGCAATGAAGGTGTATTTGAAATTGTAGATATACCTGCCAGTTCCACCagtaaattgaaaaagggTGACTGGGTCATTCCATTAAAGGCAAATTTTGGAACTTGGTCTACCTACCGCACTTGTACCGATCCAGATGATCTAATTAAAGTTAACGGTTTAGACTTGTACACAGCTGCTACCATTGGTGTTAATGGATGTACCGCATGGCAACTAATTCATAACCATATTtcaaaatggaaaaatgataattcAGAATGGATTGTCACCAATGCGGGAACTTCCCAAGTTGCCAAATTAGTAACCCAAATTGCctcttttttgaaaataaatacctTAAGTGTAATTAGAGATCGTGATAATTTCGACCAAGTAGCTGACGTTTTGAAGAAAGAATATGGAGCTACACACGTTATTAGTGAATCTCAAAATATGGATAAAACCTATAACAAGGAAACCTTGCCCTCTATAATCGGTAAAAATCCAGATTTCAGATTGGCCTTAAATAGTGTTGGAGGCAAATCAAGTACTGCTATTGctagaaaattaaaaaaaaacggtGTTATGTTAACCTATGGTGGAATGAGTAAGCAGCCTGTTATTTTGCCAACTTCTTTATTGatctttaaaaacattCAATGTCTAGGTTTTTGGGTCACTGAAAATGGTAAACAAAACCCTCAAAGTAAAGTCGATGCTATAGAAAAATTGCTTCCATTGTATACTGAAGGGATTATCAAATCACCAAAAAACGATTTAAATATCTTGGAATGGGACATTAGTGGTGGAATGACAGATGGTACAGCTTTACAATTAATCAAAGATGGGATTACTAAGAAGGGtaaaaagaatttaataGTTTTGAAACATTGA